A part of uncultured Campylobacter sp. genomic DNA contains:
- the rplO gene encoding 50S ribosomal protein L15: MGLENLKKAPGSTHATKRLGRGQGSGLGKTAGRGGKGQTARTGSHEKRGFEGGQQPIQRRLPKVGFTSKFEKPYVINVDKIEAIKDLSEITIESIKSVHKISNSVKKIKLIGVGAKALASKIKDENVKSSGQK; this comes from the coding sequence ATGGGATTAGAAAATCTTAAAAAAGCCCCAGGCTCGACTCACGCTACTAAGCGCTTGGGTCGCGGTCAAGGAAGCGGCCTAGGTAAAACTGCGGGTCGCGGCGGCAAGGGTCAGACCGCGCGTACCGGCTCTCATGAAAAAAGAGGCTTCGAGGGCGGTCAGCAGCCGATTCAGCGAAGGCTTCCAAAGGTAGGTTTTACTTCTAAATTTGAAAAGCCTTACGTGATCAATGTCGATAAAATCGAAGCTATCAAAGATCTTAGTGAGATCACGATCGAAAGCATCAAATCCGTTCATAAAATTTCAAATTCCGTTAAAAAGATCAAGCTGATCGGCGTAGGCGCAAAAGCGCTCGCTAGCAAGATCAAAGACGAGAATGTAAAGTCTAGCGGACAAAAATAA
- the rpsE gene encoding 30S ribosomal protein S5 yields the protein MEKYNREEFEEVIVNIGRVTKVVKGGRRFRFTALIVVGNRNGLVGFGFGKSKEVPDAIKKAVDDAFKNIIKVNLNGSTITHDIEVKYNASKILLKPASEGTGVIAGGSVRPVLELAGVKDILTKSLGSNNSSNVVRATMKALSMLKH from the coding sequence GTGGAAAAGTATAATAGAGAAGAATTCGAAGAGGTAATCGTCAATATCGGTAGGGTTACGAAGGTCGTTAAAGGCGGTAGAAGGTTTAGGTTTACGGCTCTTATCGTAGTAGGCAATAGAAACGGCTTGGTAGGCTTTGGCTTTGGTAAGTCCAAAGAGGTTCCCGACGCGATTAAAAAAGCGGTAGACGATGCGTTTAAAAATATTATCAAGGTAAATTTAAACGGTTCTACCATCACTCACGATATTGAAGTTAAATACAATGCGAGCAAAATTTTACTTAAGCCGGCGAGCGAAGGTACCGGTGTTATCGCTGGCGGTTCAGTCCGCCCTGTTTTAGAGCTTGCGGGTGTTAAAGATATCCTCACCAAATCGCTAGGTTCGAACAACTCCTCAAATGTCGTAAGAGCTACGATGAAAGCTCTTAGCATGTTAAAACACTAA
- the rplR gene encoding 50S ribosomal protein L18, with translation MTQNVLKRKISLRIKRKRRIRAKISGVASCPRISIFKSNRTVYAQAIDDAASATLCASSGKVLNLKANKEGAASLAKDLASKLKDKGISEAIFDRNGYLYHGVIASFAESLRQNGIKL, from the coding sequence ATGACACAGAACGTATTAAAAAGAAAGATCTCTTTACGAATCAAGAGAAAAAGAAGAATTCGCGCTAAAATTTCAGGCGTCGCATCTTGCCCTAGAATTTCTATTTTCAAATCCAATAGAACGGTCTACGCTCAGGCTATCGACGACGCAGCGAGCGCGACTTTGTGCGCCAGCAGCGGTAAGGTTTTAAATTTAAAGGCGAACAAAGAGGGTGCGGCTAGCTTAGCTAAAGATTTAGCCTCCAAGCTAAAAGATAAAGGCATTTCTGAAGCGATTTTCGATCGCAATGGCTATTTGTATCACGGCGTAATCGCAAGCTTTGCCGAGTCGCTACGCCAAAACGGCATCAAACTATAA
- the rplF gene encoding 50S ribosomal protein L6, translating into MSRIGKKPISIPNGLEVKIDGSLLKFKKSNNEKELDLKGHVDVKIEDGKIEFSPKGEDRQSRAYWGTYRALANNIVLGLTEGFSKQLEINGVGYRAAMKGKVLELNLGFSHPINFESPKGIEISVDKNVVTIKGDDKQQVGQVAAEIRGFRPPEPYKGKGIKYLEEHIIRKAGKTAKK; encoded by the coding sequence ATGTCAAGAATTGGTAAAAAACCGATCTCTATTCCAAACGGCTTAGAGGTCAAAATCGACGGCTCGTTGTTAAAATTTAAAAAATCGAATAACGAAAAAGAGCTTGATTTAAAAGGTCATGTCGATGTAAAAATCGAAGACGGAAAGATAGAATTCTCACCTAAGGGCGAGGATAGACAGAGCAGGGCGTATTGGGGAACATACCGCGCTTTAGCCAACAATATCGTCCTTGGTCTTACCGAGGGCTTTTCAAAACAGCTCGAAATCAACGGCGTCGGCTATAGAGCCGCGATGAAGGGCAAGGTACTTGAGCTAAATTTGGGCTTTTCGCATCCGATAAATTTTGAATCTCCAAAGGGAATCGAAATTTCCGTAGATAAAAACGTCGTAACCATCAAAGGCGACGACAAGCAGCAAGTAGGTCAAGTAGCAGCCGAGATCAGAGGATTCAGACCGCCTGAGCCGTATAAGGGTAAAGGCATCAAGTATCTTGAAGAGCATATCATCCGCAAAGCCGGAAAAACAGCTAAGAAATAA
- the rpsH gene encoding 30S ribosomal protein S8 encodes MINDLISDGLTRIRNAAMRRLDTTKLFHSNVVEAMLKILAEKGYIESYNVVEENNKKIINVVLKYDEKGRSVINEVKRISTPGRRVYQGKDEIKRFKNGYGTVVVSTSKGVMSGIDAHKAGVGGEVLCTIW; translated from the coding sequence ATGATTAACGATCTTATTTCAGATGGACTAACTCGCATCAGAAATGCTGCGATGCGAAGGCTAGATACGACTAAGCTTTTTCACTCAAACGTCGTTGAGGCTATGCTTAAAATTTTAGCCGAGAAGGGCTATATCGAGAGCTACAACGTAGTAGAGGAAAACAATAAAAAGATCATCAACGTAGTGCTTAAATACGACGAAAAGGGCAGGAGCGTGATAAACGAAGTTAAAAGAATTTCGACTCCGGGTCGCCGTGTATATCAAGGCAAAGACGAGATCAAGCGCTTCAAAAACGGCTACGGAACTGTCGTCGTTAGCACAAGCAAAGGTGTTATGAGCGGTATCGACGCGCACAAAGCCGGCGTCGGCGGCGAAGTGCTTTGCACGATCTGGTAA
- a CDS encoding type Z 30S ribosomal protein S14, giving the protein MAKKSMVAKAKRPAKFSTRAYTRCQICGRPHSVYKDFGICRVCLRKMANEGLIPGLKKASW; this is encoded by the coding sequence ATGGCAAAAAAATCAATGGTAGCCAAGGCGAAACGCCCCGCTAAATTTAGCACTCGCGCATATACCAGATGTCAAATTTGCGGTCGTCCGCACTCCGTTTATAAGGATTTTGGAATTTGTCGCGTTTGCCTTCGCAAGATGGCAAATGAGGGCTTGATCCCGGGTCTAAAAAAAGCAAGCTGGTAA
- the rplE gene encoding 50S ribosomal protein L5 has translation MSRLKDKYANSIRAALQKEFDIKNPMLIPALEKIVISVGTGESSKDQKVLQNMADTISLIAGQKALIVNAKKSVAGFKVREGFPVGIMVTLRKEQMFAFLDKLISIALPRVKDFRGLPRTGFDGRGNYNFGLQEQLMFPEVEYDQILRTHGMNITVVTTTNNDKEAFKLLELFGMPFAKGK, from the coding sequence ATGAGCAGACTAAAAGATAAATACGCTAATTCCATCAGAGCTGCTTTGCAGAAAGAATTTGATATAAAAAATCCTATGCTTATCCCGGCGCTTGAAAAGATCGTTATCAGCGTAGGAACTGGCGAATCGAGCAAAGATCAAAAAGTGCTTCAAAATATGGCCGATACTATCTCGCTGATCGCAGGCCAAAAAGCGCTTATCGTCAATGCAAAAAAATCGGTTGCCGGCTTTAAAGTGCGCGAAGGTTTCCCGGTAGGTATAATGGTTACGTTACGAAAGGAGCAGATGTTTGCCTTCCTAGACAAACTGATCTCTATCGCGCTTCCTAGAGTTAAGGATTTCCGAGGACTACCTAGAACGGGCTTTGACGGACGCGGCAATTATAACTTCGGTTTGCAAGAGCAGCTGATGTTCCCTGAGGTCGAATACGATCAAATTTTAAGAACTCACGGTATGAATATAACCGTTGTAACGACTACAAATAACGATAAAGAGGCATTTAAATTGCTAGAACTATTCGGCATGCCTTTTGCAAAAGGAAAATGA
- a CDS encoding 50S ribosomal protein L24, translating to MAVKFKIKKGDQVKIIAGDDKGKTGTVKAVFPKKAQVIVEGCKMAKKAIKPTEQNPQGGFTSKEMPMDISNVALVEG from the coding sequence ATGGCAGTAAAATTTAAGATTAAAAAGGGCGATCAAGTAAAGATCATCGCAGGTGACGATAAGGGCAAAACCGGTACCGTTAAGGCCGTGTTTCCTAAAAAAGCTCAAGTTATCGTCGAGGGTTGTAAAATGGCTAAAAAGGCTATCAAACCAACCGAGCAAAATCCGCAAGGCGGCTTTACAAGCAAAGAGATGCCTATGGATATTTCAAACGTTGCGTTGGTAGAGGGTTGA
- the rplN gene encoding 50S ribosomal protein L14 — MIQSFTRLAVADNSGAKELMCIKVLGGSKRRYATIGDIIVCSVKKALPNGKIKRGQVVKAVVVRTTKELHRGNGSLIRFDENAAVILDSKKEPIGTRIFGPIGREVRYGGFMKIVSLAPEVL, encoded by the coding sequence ATGATACAGAGTTTTACCAGACTTGCGGTAGCTGATAATAGTGGCGCAAAAGAACTTATGTGTATTAAAGTTTTGGGCGGCAGCAAAAGAAGATACGCTACAATCGGCGATATCATCGTTTGCTCTGTAAAAAAAGCGCTCCCTAACGGCAAGATTAAGCGCGGTCAAGTAGTAAAAGCCGTAGTCGTTCGTACGACTAAAGAGTTGCACAGAGGCAACGGCTCGCTAATTAGATTTGATGAGAACGCAGCCGTTATTTTGGATTCAAAAAAAGAGCCGATCGGCACTCGTATTTTCGGTCCTATCGGTAGAGAGGTCAGATACGGCGGTTTTATGAAGATCGTTTCGCTGGCTCCGGAGGTTTTATAA
- the rpsQ gene encoding 30S ribosomal protein S17 codes for MAFKREIQGVVVKKAGDKTATVLVERRVMHPRYRKIVKRFKKYLIHDENNVVKIGDTISAIECRPLSARKSFRLKAVLKIGVE; via the coding sequence ATGGCATTTAAAAGAGAAATTCAAGGCGTAGTCGTAAAGAAGGCGGGCGATAAAACAGCTACCGTTTTGGTAGAGCGAAGGGTTATGCACCCTAGATATAGAAAGATCGTAAAAAGGTTTAAAAAATATCTGATCCATGATGAAAATAACGTCGTAAAGATCGGTGACACCATATCTGCGATCGAGTGCAGACCGCTAAGCGCTAGAAAATCGTTTCGCTTAAAAGCGGTTTTGAAAATAGGAGTTGAATAA
- the rpmC gene encoding 50S ribosomal protein L29 translates to MKYTDLKDKDLAELNSMLKQSKLLLFTARQKLKTMQLSNPNEIRAIKKDIARINTAIKAK, encoded by the coding sequence ATGAAATATACTGATTTGAAAGATAAAGATTTGGCTGAGCTAAATTCTATGTTGAAACAAAGTAAGTTGCTTTTATTTACGGCTAGACAAAAGCTAAAAACTATGCAGCTAAGCAATCCTAACGAGATTCGCGCTATCAAAAAAGATATCGCTAGAATCAATACAGCTATTAAAGCGAAATAA
- the rplP gene encoding 50S ribosomal protein L16 encodes MLMPKRTKYRKMMKGRNRGYATRGNSLTFGDFGIKAVEAGRVNSRQIEAARVAMTRFVNRQAKIWIKVFPDKPLTKKPLQTRMGKGKSGVEEWVMNIKPGRIIFEMTGVSEEIAKEALMLSIHKLPFKTKIVSRESENEIY; translated from the coding sequence ATGTTGATGCCAAAAAGAACAAAATACCGCAAGATGATGAAAGGTCGCAATCGCGGCTACGCGACGAGAGGAAATTCCTTGACGTTCGGCGATTTCGGTATCAAAGCGGTAGAGGCGGGTAGGGTAAATTCTCGCCAGATCGAAGCGGCTCGTGTCGCGATGACACGCTTCGTAAATCGTCAAGCTAAAATTTGGATTAAGGTATTCCCAGATAAACCGCTTACCAAAAAGCCTCTACAAACTCGTATGGGTAAAGGTAAGAGCGGCGTAGAAGAGTGGGTAATGAATATAAAACCGGGCAGGATCATTTTCGAGATGACCGGCGTTAGCGAAGAGATTGCTAAAGAGGCGCTTATGCTTTCAATTCATAAACTACCTTTTAAAACGAAAATCGTAAGTAGGGAAAGCGAAAATGAAATATACTGA
- the rpsC gene encoding 30S ribosomal protein S3, producing MGQKVNPIGLRLGINRNWESRWFPSKATLSESIGEDYKIRKFLKAKLYYAGISQILIERTAKKIRVTIVAARPGIIIGKKGGEVENLRSEVVKLVNKDIAINIKEERKVGSNALLAAENVAMQLERRVAFRRAMKKVIQGAQKAGAKGIKICVAGRLGGAEMARTEWYLEGRVPLHTLRARIDYGFAEAHTTYGNIGIKVWIFKGEILQKGIQAEKTDDAPKKTRRPRRGK from the coding sequence ATGGGACAGAAAGTAAATCCGATCGGTTTAAGATTAGGAATTAATCGAAATTGGGAGTCTAGATGGTTCCCCTCTAAAGCGACGCTTTCCGAGAGTATCGGCGAGGATTACAAGATTCGCAAATTTTTAAAAGCCAAGCTTTATTATGCTGGAATTAGCCAAATTCTTATCGAAAGAACGGCTAAGAAAATTCGCGTAACGATCGTAGCCGCAAGACCGGGTATTATCATCGGCAAAAAAGGCGGCGAGGTCGAAAATTTAAGAAGCGAAGTCGTTAAGCTAGTCAATAAAGACATAGCCATCAACATCAAAGAGGAGCGCAAAGTAGGCTCGAACGCACTTTTGGCTGCAGAAAACGTAGCCATGCAGCTAGAGCGCCGCGTTGCATTCCGCCGCGCTATGAAAAAAGTCATCCAAGGCGCTCAAAAAGCAGGCGCAAAGGGAATTAAAATTTGCGTCGCAGGTCGCTTGGGCGGTGCGGAGATGGCTAGAACCGAATGGTATTTGGAGGGACGCGTTCCGCTTCATACTCTAAGGGCTAGGATCGATTACGGCTTTGCCGAAGCGCATACGACCTACGGTAATATCGGCATTAAGGTTTGGATCTTTAAGGGTGAAATTTTACAAAAAGGCATCCAGGCTGAAAAGACCGATGATGCGCCTAAAAAAACACGCAGACCAAGAAGAGGTAAATAG
- the rpsS gene encoding 30S ribosomal protein S19, which translates to MARSLKKGPFVDDHVMKKVVAAKKAGDNKPIKTWSRRSTIVPEMIGLTFNVHNGKNFIPVYVTEHHIGYKLGEFAPTRTFKGHKGSVQKKIGK; encoded by the coding sequence ATGGCTAGATCGCTAAAAAAAGGTCCTTTCGTAGATGATCACGTAATGAAAAAAGTCGTTGCGGCAAAGAAAGCCGGCGATAACAAACCGATCAAGACCTGGTCGAGACGAAGCACGATCGTGCCTGAGATGATCGGACTTACGTTTAACGTTCATAACGGAAAGAATTTTATCCCGGTTTACGTCACCGAGCATCATATCGGTTATAAATTAGGCGAGTTCGCTCCTACGCGCACTTTCAAAGGCCACAAAGGCTCCGTGCAGAAAAAGATCGGCAAGTAA
- the rplB gene encoding 50S ribosomal protein L2 encodes MAIKTYKPYTPSRRFMTGLSSEDITAKASVRGLLVKIPAAAGRNNNGRITSRHKQAGAAKLYRIVDFKRNKFGVAGKVEAIEYDPNRNCRIALISYADGEKRYIIKPNDLKVGDVVAAAEGGLDIKPGNAMKMKNIPVGTILHNIELKPGKGAQMARSAGGYAQLMGKEEKYVILRLPSGEMRRVLAECMASIGVVGNEEWANVVIGKAGRNRHRGIRPQTRGSAMNPVDHPHGGGEGKKNSGRHPVTPWGKPTKGYKTRHKKASDKLIISRRKGK; translated from the coding sequence ATGGCGATTAAAACTTATAAACCGTATACTCCAAGTAGAAGATTTATGACAGGGCTTAGCAGCGAGGATATTACTGCAAAAGCTAGCGTTAGAGGCTTGCTCGTTAAAATTCCTGCCGCTGCCGGAAGGAACAATAACGGTCGCATTACTAGCCGCCATAAACAAGCAGGGGCTGCTAAACTTTATAGAATTGTCGATTTTAAGCGAAATAAATTCGGCGTTGCTGGCAAGGTCGAGGCGATCGAATACGATCCGAATCGCAACTGCCGTATCGCGCTGATCTCATACGCAGACGGCGAGAAGCGCTACATTATCAAGCCTAACGATCTTAAAGTGGGCGATGTAGTAGCTGCTGCCGAGGGTGGATTAGATATTAAACCCGGCAACGCGATGAAGATGAAAAACATCCCTGTGGGAACTATTCTGCATAATATCGAGTTAAAACCTGGCAAAGGTGCTCAAATGGCACGTAGCGCAGGAGGCTATGCTCAGCTTATGGGTAAAGAGGAAAAATATGTTATTTTACGCCTGCCTAGCGGCGAGATGAGAAGAGTGCTTGCAGAGTGCATGGCCAGTATCGGCGTAGTGGGTAACGAAGAGTGGGCAAACGTCGTCATCGGTAAAGCCGGACGTAATCGCCACAGAGGTATCCGTCCTCAAACCAGAGGTTCTGCGATGAATCCGGTCGATCACCCGCACGGCGGTGGCGAGGGTAAGAAAAACTCCGGTCGCCATCCAGTAACTCCGTGGGGCAAACCGACGAAGGGCTATAAAACTCGCCATAAAAAAGCGAGCGATAAGCTTATAATTTCAAGAAGGAAAGGAAAATAA